A single genomic interval of Bdellovibrio sp. ArHS harbors:
- a CDS encoding ATP-binding protein, with product MNSFVKIAITGGPSGGKTTLIEALKKELGQKCAVVPEAASILYRGGFPRYKEAQGVVHAQKAIYYTQRELEEMISTLSQKALVVCDRGSLDAIAYWPGNPDEFFGLVHSSIENEIARYDWVIHLDTASADYYDTTNTLRTETFQEAWDLNTKIKKAWEKHPRRVVITHNEDFLSKMTTSLSVIRAIMAHKSAEEIKKELL from the coding sequence ATGAACTCATTTGTCAAAATAGCAATTACTGGTGGCCCCTCTGGCGGCAAAACGACTTTGATTGAAGCTTTAAAAAAAGAATTGGGACAAAAGTGTGCGGTGGTGCCTGAAGCGGCCAGCATTCTTTATCGCGGCGGCTTTCCGCGCTACAAGGAAGCCCAAGGCGTGGTTCATGCGCAAAAGGCTATTTATTATACACAACGCGAACTGGAAGAGATGATTTCGACTTTGAGTCAGAAAGCTTTGGTAGTCTGCGATCGCGGCTCTTTGGATGCCATCGCCTATTGGCCCGGTAATCCCGACGAGTTTTTCGGCCTAGTCCACAGCTCTATTGAAAATGAAATTGCCCGCTACGACTGGGTGATTCATCTGGACACAGCATCGGCGGATTACTATGACACAACAAACACCCTGCGTACGGAAACGTTCCAAGAGGCCTGGGACTTGAATACGAAAATTAAAAAGGCCTGGGAAAAACATCCGCGTCGCGTGGTGATAACTCACAACGAAGATTTCCTTTCAAAGATGACGACGTCTCTTTCTGTCATTCGCGCTATCATGGCTCATAAAAGCGCCGAGGAAATAAAAAAGGAGCTTTTATAA